The Pseudomonas rhizosphaerae genomic sequence TGGAACTGGCCGGCGTTTCCATGGCCCTGGGCGCCTTCCTCGCAGGTTTGCTGCTGGCCGATTCGGAATACCGGCACGAGCTGGAATCGCAGATCGAACCGTTCAAGGGGCTGTTGCTGGGCCTGTTCTTCATCAGCGTCGGCATGGGCGCCAACCTGAGCCTGCTGCTGGAAAACCCCGCGCTGGTGCTGGGCTTGACCGTGCTGCTGATCGGCATCAAGTTGCCGCTGCTGATGCTGATCGGTCGCCTGGCAGGCGGCCTTGGCCGGCTCAGCGCCGTGCGTCTGGGTATCGTGCTGGCCGCTGGTGGTGAGTTCGCTTTCGTGGTGTTCAAGATAGGCCGCGACCAAGGCCTGTTCGACGCACGCCTGTACGACACACTGCTGCTGACCATCACCTTGTCCATGGCGCTCACGCCCTTGCTGTTGCTGCTGTGCGCACGGCTGTTGCGCACCAAGACGCCGCCCGTGGAAGTGCCCGAGGAATACCGCGAGATCGACAGCGACGCGCCCCGCGTGGTGATCGCCGGCATGGGCCGGATGGGGCAGATCGTGGCGCGTATCCTGCGTGCGCAGAAAATCAGCTTCGTGGCGTTGGACACCTCGGTGGAGTCCATCGAGTTCTCGCGCAGCTTTGGCCATCTACCCGTGTTCTACGGCGACCCGCTGCGCCCGGAAATCCTGCGCGCAGCCAAGGTCGAGCAGGCCGAGTATTTCGTCATTGCCACGGACGATCCGGAGATCAACATCAAGACCGCCGAACTCGTCCACCGGCTGTACCCGCACGTGAAGATCATCGCCCGCGCGCGTAACCGCCAGCATGTACACCGGTTGGTCGACCACGGCGCACAGGCGGTTCGCGAAACCTATTACTCGAGCCTGGAAATCACCCGGCGCACGTTGGTTGGCCTGGGCTTGAGCCAGTCCCAGGCCGATGCGCGCATCAACCGCTTCAAGCGTCACGACGAGCAAGTGCTGCAAGCCCAGCACGCCATCTACGACGATGAAGCCAAGGTCATGCAAACCGCCCAGGAAGCCCGTGCGGAACTGGCCCGGCTGTTCGAATCCGATCGCCAGGACGAGAAGGCTGCCGCCAAGGGCGCACCGCGCCGCTGAGGCTCAGGGTTGGAGAATCAAACCGGCGGCTGGCGGACGACGTCGGTGGGTCCTTCCTCGTTGGCCGGGTGCAGTGTGCGGCTCGACATTTCGGCGCGCAGTTGCGGCAGGCATTCAGGGTAGCGGTTGTTGACGAAGGTGATCAGCCGCTCGCGCACGTAGCAGCGTGCATCCCAGTTGCGCGACGAGTCCAGCGAGCTCAGCAGAATCCGCAGCTGCATGGCCTTGTCGCTGGTGTCGGTCACCTGCAACACCGCCACGCGGCCGTCCCAGAGGTGCGGGATTTCTTCGCACAGGCGCTTGGTCTCCACACGCAATGCCTCCAGGGGCACTGAGTAGTCCACCCAGAGAAACACCGATCCGATGATGCTGGACGTGCTGCGGGTCCAGTTCTGGAAGGGCTTTTCGATGAAGTATTGCAGGGGCACGACCATGCGCCGCTCGTCCCAGATCTTCACCACGACGTAAGTACCGGTGATTTCTTCGATGCGGCCCCATTCGCCTTCGACGATGACCACATCGTCGATGCGAATCGGCTGGGAAATGGCGATCTGCAGGCCGGCGATCAGGTTGCCCAACACCGGTTTGGCAGCGAAACCGGCCGCCAATCCCGCCAGGCCGGCAGACGCCAGCAGGCTGGTGCCGATCTGCCGCACGGCCGGGAACGTCATCAGGATCAGGGCAATGCCGAAGATCAGCACCAACACGTTGAGGCACTGTACCAGCACGCGTACCTGGGTCTGGATGCGCCGCGCTGCGAGGTTGTCTTCGATGTCCAGCGGGTGCTTGATGGTCATGGTGGTGGCCACGGCCTTGACGCAGCGCAACCCCAGCCAGGTCAGGCAGGCCGTGACCAGCATGCCATTGAGGTGGCGCACGGTGTTGATCATCAGCAAGTCGTCGGGCGCCGAGGTCCAGACCGCCTGCAGGCCCATGAGTGGCATCAGCCACAGGGTCGGCTGTTCGGCACGGGTGATCAGTTGCTGGGCCAGCACGAAGGACTTGGAGACCCGCCGCAGGATGATCAAGCCGACCCAGCGGATCAGCAGGATAATGCACACGGCCAGGGCGGCGGCAATCAGCGTGCTGAGCCAGGGCAGGGGCACGCGGGCCAGCAAGGATTCGGGAAGGGCATATTCCATGGGTCGAAGGCTCGCTGTGGCATGAACTGGAGTCGACCGACAGATGCCGCCACGGTTCCCCTCGATGGGCAGCCGATCAGTCTGCCAAGCGGGTTTCACGCGATGGCGAGTGGCCAAAGTAGCCGCTGTAGCACTTGCTGAAATGGCTCACCGAGACGAACCCACAGGCGATCGCCACCTCCAGGATCGACAACTGCGAATGCTGCAGCAGGCGGCGGGCTTCGGTCACGCGCAGCTCCATGTAGTAACGATGGGGCGAGGTGCCGAGCTGGTCCTGGAACAACCGGTCGATCTGACGACGCGAGCGACCGACGAACTCGGCCAATTGGTCCAGCGACAGCGGCTCCTCCAGGTTGGTCTCCATCAGGTCGATGATGTTGCGCAGCGGCGGGGTGAGCTTGCCGTTGGGCTGGGCGCCGGTGCGGCGAAAACGCAGACCTTCGAAGGCCAGGATATGCTCGACGCCACTGGCCAGAGTGTCGCCGCGTTGTTCGCGGATCAGTGCCATCATCATGCTGAAGCTGCCATTGGGGCTGGCGGCCGTGATGCGGTTACGGTCGATGACCTGGCTGGCCGGGGTCACGGTGATCTGCGGGCTGAGCTCGGCGAGCGATGCGCGGTTCTCCGGGTGCACCGCACAGCGATAGCCATCGAGCAGGCCAGCCTGGCCGAGAAACCAGGCGCCGTTCCACAACCCGCCCAACTTGATGCCACGTCGCGCGCAGTCCGCCAGCACCCGGCTGAGCAACAGGGAGGCGCGCAGCGGCGTGCGGAACCCACCACAGATGACCAGCATGTCCAGTTCGTCATGCACGCCGGGTATCAGCGGCGCGTCTGGCTGCAGTTGGATGCCCAGGTCACTAATGACCTGGCCTGGCGCCAGCCCGTAGGAACGAAGCGTATAGGCGCCGGGACTGATCAGGTTGGCTGTGACCAAGGTGTCCAGGCTGGCGGTGAAGGCCGCCAGGGAAAAGTGCTCCAGCAGCACGAAACCTACGCGCGGGCTGGCCTGGCCGCCGTTGCGCAAACCCTGGTTGGCCGAGGCGAGGTACAGCAGGTTCTTGCTTTGCCCAGCGCCGCTGAAGATCCGTTGCGTCATTGCTGCCTGCTCTCTGGATTGCCGTCTGTCGCTGCAGATATTACCGTAGTGCTGCACCCGTGGGTCTGCGAGACTGACGGCCTTTTCCTGCGGAGGACGCCTTCATGCCTTACCTGCGACACGCACCTTGCCTGCTGCTGTGCTGGCTGATCGGCTTGCCGGCATGGGCCGACGACAGCGTGATCGTCTGGCCGGCCGATTGGGACGTGCAGATCCTGCCCGATGCGTCCGACGCCCAGGGCCAGCCCAGCGGCAGCCGCCAGCGCGCGACCAAGACCGACGCCAATGGTGATCCGTTGATGATCGTCGAAATGACCCGTGGCGCGCTGGCCCAGGACCATGCGGTGAACCTGGAGGCGGTGTTGCTGGAAATGCGCAAGGCGATCCAGATCAACTTTTCCCGCTCTGGCTACCAGAGCGTCTGCACCAAGGTCAAACCGACGACATTGGGCAATCTGCCGGCGGCGCAGACCACCTGCAAGGTCACGCGTAACGGCACGCTGGCCATCACCCAGACGCTGGTCGCCGCCGTGCAGCCGGGCATGGCCTACGGCTTCAGCTATGCAGGGTCCGCCGTAGGTTACCCGCAGTTGGAAGCTGAAGTAGTGGGCATTCGTCAGGGACTGCGCTTTGCCAAGGATGAGTAGGCACACGGGTCAAGACCTGTAGCAGGCATCGGCAGCAGACGGTGCATATCTCCAAAAGACATATAAAAAGCATTATTTATTCTTTTTAAATTGTCGGCCCAGGGTGCAATCTCCACCTCACGCACTGCGGTGCGACCGAATGTCTAACGAGGATGACTGCATGACCATCAAAGCGATCAACGTACGCAACCAGTTCAAGGGTACCGTGAAGGAAATCATCGAAGGTCCAGTGGTATCGGAGATCGATGTGCAGACGCCGGCCGGCATCGTGACGTCGGTCATCACCACCCGCTCGGTGCACGAGCTGGAATTGCAGATCGGCAGCGAAGTCATCGCTTTCGTGAAGTCCACCGAAGTGTCCATCGCCAAACTGTAACAAACAGGTCCCATACTGCCGTAGAACCCGCGTTTGACGACGTTGGTGTCTTGTCACGTTTGAAGCCGGAAAGATCTTGAGGGTCGTGCTCTTGCAGGGGAGCACGGCCCTTTTTTTATACGCCCCGGTTTTCCGCGATGAAGGTCAGCCCAGCGGGGTCGGCGCCAAGGTACCGAGCAAGGCGACTGCAGCCACGGCGCCCAGTCCGCAGGCCCATTCCAGGGTGACCGTGCGCTTGAACGACTGCACATCTACCGGGCCTTGCGCCAGTTGGCGGCGGTGCCACAGCGCCAGCCCGAGCATGGCCAGCACCAGCGCCAGCTTGACCGCCAACACCGTGGCGAAGCCGGATTCGCCAGGCATCGGCAGGAACGATCCGGTCAGCACCCGCGTGTTGATCAGTCCGGTCACCAGCAGCCCTGCCACCAGCACGCAGCCCACGCCGCTGAAGCGGCCCAGCACCACGCGCAGATCCTGCTCGCCGGGACGTGCCAGCACGAACATCAACAGCATCAGACCACCCAGCCAGGCGCCGACGCACAGCAGGTGGATCAGTTGATTGACCACCAGCCAGGTGCCGGCCGCACCTTCGAGCATCGCCGCGTGGCCTACCGGCGCCAGGGTTGCCAAGGCCAGTGCGCTCAACGGCCTGGCCACCACCTGCAATTTCGGGTTGGGAATACGCAGGCATACCAGCACGGCCACGCAAGCGAACAGGTGCAGGGTCCAGACCTTGCCGAAAAAGGTTTCACTCAGGACCCGGCGCACCAGCGCCATGTCCAGCGAACCGCCCATCTCGAAGGCCACGGCGAACAGCCAGGCCACGCCGCTGATCAAGGCCAGTGCCGCAAGCAGGCACACCAGTGGATCGATCAGGTTGCGCAACCGCCCTTGCTGGCCTGGTTGGTCGAGCAGCAGCGGACGGAACATGCACGCGCCGAACACCAGCATCAGGCTGGTGAAATGCAGAAAACGCAGAACGATCAACACGCTCATGCTCAAGGACTCACGGTGAAGCGGTATTCGCCCGCGCTTTTGTGCGTGTCTACCGACACTACTTGCCAATGCACGGTGTACTGGCCGGCGGCCAATGGAGCAGCAGGCTTGACCACCAAAGTCTTACGATCGTTGGTGGCACTGGCCAATGGCTGCAGAGCCACTGGATCACCGCCAGAAGCAGTCAGGGTGACCTTGCTGAAGCCCAGCTCGATGGCTTCGGAAAACCCCAGGCTCAATTGCGCAGGTGCAGCAACGGAAGCATCGGCGGCAGGCACCGGGTGAGTCAGGTGGGCATGAGCCAGGGCTAGCGGCGAGACGAGAACGAGCAGGGCAGCGCTGAGCAACGTGCGGACGGACATGGCAATGGCCTTGAACACTGAAAAAGGCCGCCAATAAAGCATGATCCGGGCGCTTGGGCAACGCCGCCCAACCCCATGCCTACTTTATGGCCAAGGCCGACCCGAGCCGCCAGCCGGGCTGAACTCCCCAAGGCTCCTCCAGCCTAACCTGCATGACTCATTGACCAGGAGGCCTTCATGGCCAGCAAAAAAGTAGCCGATATCGTCATTCAGACCTTGCAGGAAGCGGGTGTGCGCAACTGTTACGGCATCGTCGGCGACACGCTGAACCACGTGACCGATGCGATTTCGCGCAGCGAGATCGAATGGGTCCACGTACGCCATGAAGAAGCCGCAGCCTTCGCCGCCGGCGCCGAGTCGTTCATCAGCGGTCGCTTGACGGCCTGTGCCGGATCCTGCGGCCCGGGCGGGCTGCATTTCATCAACGGTATCTTCGAGGCGCAGCGCAACAGCGCGCCCATGGTGCTGATCGCCAGCCAGATCGTCACTAGCGAGCTGGGCATGGACTTCCCGCAGGAAGTGGATTTCAAAGCCATCTATGGCAGCTGCACGGTGTTCTGCGAGCAGGTCTATACCCCTGAGCAAGCGCGCCGGGTCACCACCCTGGCGGCCCAGACGGCACTCAATGAAGGCGGGGTGGCCGTGATCATCCTGCCTTCGGACATCAGTTCGGCCGAAGTCAAGAATGACCGTCCCTTCAGCGTTCACCAGCCGCGGCCCGTGCTGCAACCCAGCCCTGACGAGCTGGCAGGCATTGCCGACATGCTCGCCCAGGGCAAGAAGATCGCGATCTATGCGGGCTTTGGCTGCGAAGGCGCCCATGACGAATTGATCGAATTGGCGCAGCGCTTGAAAGCGCCCATCGCCCACACCTCGCGGGCCAAGGACTTCGTCGAATACGACAACCCCTACAACATGGGCATGACCGGCGTGTTCGGTGTGGAATCCGGCTACCACGCCATGATGGAGTGCGACACCTTGCTCTTGCTCGGTGCCGACTTCGCCTGGGGTCAGTTCTACCCGCAAAACGCCAAGGTCATCCAGGTGGACCGCAAGGGCGCCCACCTGGGCCGTCGCCATCCCATCGACCTGGGCGTGGTCGGTGATGTGCTGCCGACCCTGCAGGCGCTGCTGCCTCTGGTGGCCGAGCGTACCGAACACAGCTTCCTGGAAGATTGCCTGAAGGTGCGGCAGAAGACCTTGAAGACCCTGGCTCACGACCAGCGTCACACCGACGGGCACCTGATCCATCCTCAATACCTGACCCACCTGCTGGACAAGCACGCGACCGAAGATGCCTTGTTCACGGCCGATGGCGGTTCGCCCATGGTGTGGATCTTGCGGCACATCAATACCAACGGGCAGCGCCGCACCCTTACCAGCCTGCGCCACGGCACCATGGCCAATGCCATGCCGCAGGCGTTGGGTCTGCAGAAGGCGTATCCGCAGCGTCAGGTCATCTCGCTGTCTGGTGACGGTGGCTTGGCCATGCTGATGGGCGATCTGCTCACCGCCGTGCAGGAAAAGCTGCCGATCAAGGTGGTGGTGTTCAACAACAGTTCACTGAACTTCGTGCAGATCGAGCAGAAGGTCGAAGGCTTGCTGGACAACTTCACCAGCCTGCACAACCCGGATTTCGCCAAGCTGGCCGAGGTGATGGGTTTCTACGGCGAACAGGTATCGGACGGCGCCAGCCTGGAGCGGGCGGTGCAGCGCTTCCTGAATCACCCAGGTCCTGCACTGCTGGACGTGAAGGTCAACCCGGAAGAGCTGGTGATGCCGCCCAAGATCGAGTTTTCACAGGTGTCCAACATGGCCCTGTATTCGGCCAAGGCCATGCTCAACGGTCGCGCCGACGACGTTGCGCACATGCTGGTCGACAATTTCATCAAGTAAGCCTGATCAGGCCGCCGAGCCAGGCTTGGCGGTCTATTTGTTCTCTTTGCTTTCCTTGTGAATCAGGTACATGACATAACCGAACGAACCCAGCGTCGCCGTTATGATGGTCAACATGATCACACCGTCCATGACACACCTCCAGGAAATGAAATTTCGTTCAGGTGACTATGGACGTTATCGGCAAATGAAAACAGATTCAGAAAGCGCTGAAAAAACCGGATCAGATCGCGAACTTGCCATTCAGTAGCTTGGCGAAGTGCGCGATGGCCAGCTTGTAGCCATGGGTACCGAACCCTGCAATCACGCCCACTGCCACTTTCGAGACGAATGAGTGGTGACGGAACTCTTCGCGGCGGTGAACGTTGGAGATATGGACCTCCAGCACGGGCACCTCACAAGCGATCAATGCATCGTGAATGGCGATCGAGGTATGGGTCCAGGCGCCTGGATTGATCACGATGCCGGCCACACGCTGACGTGCCTGGTGAATCCAGTCGATCATCTGGCCTTCGTGGTTGGTTTGCTTGCATTCGACCGCAAAGCCCAGCTCCTGCCCGCTCTCCACCGCCATGGCTTCGACGTCGGCCAGGGTTTCATGGCCATAGACGGCAGGCTCGCGCAAACCCAGCATGTTGAGGTTGGGGCCATTGAGTACGAGGATGATCTGTGACATGGGGTTTCCTGGTCGGCAGTGATGAACCAAGCGGGCAGGGCGCCGCGCTGTGGCAATGAGACCGGAAGAATACCCAAAAAAAACGAGAAAAGTGACGGATGTGAAAACGGGTGGTCTGTCATCGCGCAATCAATCGCGCTTTTCGACATCCACCCGCTTTCTATCTCGCTCGAACCACAGGCGCGTTGCGCCCCGTCCGCCTGGAGATCAGTTGCCGCTAGTACCACCAGCGCCGCTGCCTGCACCTTTGCCGGAGCTCGCGCCGTTGCCGGTGCCGCTGCCCATGGTGCCGCTGTTGGCGCCGCTGCTGTTGCCGGTGCCATTGCTGAACGTGCCTTGGCCAGTCGGGGCGCCCGAAGTAGTGCTGCCGCTGCTGCTGTTGGCGTCGTTGGTACGACCGCTGCCCATCTGGTTGCCAGTGCGGGTATCCGAGCTAGTCGTTGGGCTCGACGGGCTTGGTTCCTTGCCTGGGGGCACCGAACCGGCCAACGCATACATACTGGTGGCGGACAGCAGGCCAACGAGGGCAAGGCGAGTAATCGTGCGAGTGACCATGGTATTTCTCCGTTATAGGAATCGGTACGCAATTTGGGCACCAGACATCCAGCGTCGGTGCCATAAACCCGACAAACGGTAGTATATGGCCGCGTCGGCAAA encodes the following:
- a CDS encoding monovalent cation:proton antiporter-2 (CPA2) family protein, which produces MPEEGNMLQAAVVFLLAAVIAVPLAKRLQLGAVLGYLFAGVVIGPQVLGWVGDPQSVSHISELGVVLLLFIIGLELSPKRLWVMRKAVFGVGLAQVLLTAVVIGAVALLGFGQPLNSAVVLGLGLALSSTAFGLQSLAERKELNSPHGRLAFAILLFQDIAAIPLIAMVPLLAGGGGDAGEGSTLDHSLRVLGSIAVVVIGGRYLLRPVFRIVARTGLQEVSTATALLVVIGTAWLMELAGVSMALGAFLAGLLLADSEYRHELESQIEPFKGLLLGLFFISVGMGANLSLLLENPALVLGLTVLLIGIKLPLLMLIGRLAGGLGRLSAVRLGIVLAAGGEFAFVVFKIGRDQGLFDARLYDTLLLTITLSMALTPLLLLLCARLLRTKTPPVEVPEEYREIDSDAPRVVIAGMGRMGQIVARILRAQKISFVALDTSVESIEFSRSFGHLPVFYGDPLRPEILRAAKVEQAEYFVIATDDPEINIKTAELVHRLYPHVKIIARARNRQHVHRLVDHGAQAVRETYYSSLEITRRTLVGLGLSQSQADARINRFKRHDEQVLQAQHAIYDDEAKVMQTAQEARAELARLFESDRQDEKAAAKGAPRR
- a CDS encoding mechanosensitive ion channel family protein gives rise to the protein MEYALPESLLARVPLPWLSTLIAAALAVCIILLIRWVGLIILRRVSKSFVLAQQLITRAEQPTLWLMPLMGLQAVWTSAPDDLLMINTVRHLNGMLVTACLTWLGLRCVKAVATTMTIKHPLDIEDNLAARRIQTQVRVLVQCLNVLVLIFGIALILMTFPAVRQIGTSLLASAGLAGLAAGFAAKPVLGNLIAGLQIAISQPIRIDDVVIVEGEWGRIEEITGTYVVVKIWDERRMVVPLQYFIEKPFQNWTRSTSSIIGSVFLWVDYSVPLEALRVETKRLCEEIPHLWDGRVAVLQVTDTSDKAMQLRILLSSLDSSRNWDARCYVRERLITFVNNRYPECLPQLRAEMSSRTLHPANEEGPTDVVRQPPV
- a CDS encoding GlxA family transcriptional regulator; the protein is MTQRIFSGAGQSKNLLYLASANQGLRNGGQASPRVGFVLLEHFSLAAFTASLDTLVTANLISPGAYTLRSYGLAPGQVISDLGIQLQPDAPLIPGVHDELDMLVICGGFRTPLRASLLLSRVLADCARRGIKLGGLWNGAWFLGQAGLLDGYRCAVHPENRASLAELSPQITVTPASQVIDRNRITAASPNGSFSMMMALIREQRGDTLASGVEHILAFEGLRFRRTGAQPNGKLTPPLRNIIDLMETNLEEPLSLDQLAEFVGRSRRQIDRLFQDQLGTSPHRYYMELRVTEARRLLQHSQLSILEVAIACGFVSVSHFSKCYSGYFGHSPSRETRLAD
- a CDS encoding DUF4946 domain-containing protein; protein product: MPYLRHAPCLLLCWLIGLPAWADDSVIVWPADWDVQILPDASDAQGQPSGSRQRATKTDANGDPLMIVEMTRGALAQDHAVNLEAVLLEMRKAIQINFSRSGYQSVCTKVKPTTLGNLPAAQTTCKVTRNGTLAITQTLVAAVQPGMAYGFSYAGSAVGYPQLEAEVVGIRQGLRFAKDE
- a CDS encoding TOBE domain-containing protein, with amino-acid sequence MTIKAINVRNQFKGTVKEIIEGPVVSEIDVQTPAGIVTSVITTRSVHELELQIGSEVIAFVKSTEVSIAKL
- the copD gene encoding copper homeostasis membrane protein CopD, translating into MSVLIVLRFLHFTSLMLVFGACMFRPLLLDQPGQQGRLRNLIDPLVCLLAALALISGVAWLFAVAFEMGGSLDMALVRRVLSETFFGKVWTLHLFACVAVLVCLRIPNPKLQVVARPLSALALATLAPVGHAAMLEGAAGTWLVVNQLIHLLCVGAWLGGLMLLMFVLARPGEQDLRVVLGRFSGVGCVLVAGLLVTGLINTRVLTGSFLPMPGESGFATVLAVKLALVLAMLGLALWHRRQLAQGPVDVQSFKRTVTLEWACGLGAVAAVALLGTLAPTPLG
- the copC gene encoding copper homeostasis periplasmic binding protein CopC; amino-acid sequence: MSVRTLLSAALLVLVSPLALAHAHLTHPVPAADASVAAPAQLSLGFSEAIELGFSKVTLTASGGDPVALQPLASATNDRKTLVVKPAAPLAAGQYTVHWQVVSVDTHKSAGEYRFTVSP
- a CDS encoding thiamine pyrophosphate-dependent enzyme translates to MASKKVADIVIQTLQEAGVRNCYGIVGDTLNHVTDAISRSEIEWVHVRHEEAAAFAAGAESFISGRLTACAGSCGPGGLHFINGIFEAQRNSAPMVLIASQIVTSELGMDFPQEVDFKAIYGSCTVFCEQVYTPEQARRVTTLAAQTALNEGGVAVIILPSDISSAEVKNDRPFSVHQPRPVLQPSPDELAGIADMLAQGKKIAIYAGFGCEGAHDELIELAQRLKAPIAHTSRAKDFVEYDNPYNMGMTGVFGVESGYHAMMECDTLLLLGADFAWGQFYPQNAKVIQVDRKGAHLGRRHPIDLGVVGDVLPTLQALLPLVAERTEHSFLEDCLKVRQKTLKTLAHDQRHTDGHLIHPQYLTHLLDKHATEDALFTADGGSPMVWILRHINTNGQRRTLTSLRHGTMANAMPQALGLQKAYPQRQVISLSGDGGLAMLMGDLLTAVQEKLPIKVVVFNNSSLNFVQIEQKVEGLLDNFTSLHNPDFAKLAEVMGFYGEQVSDGASLERAVQRFLNHPGPALLDVKVNPEELVMPPKIEFSQVSNMALYSAKAMLNGRADDVAHMLVDNFIK
- the aroQ gene encoding type II 3-dehydroquinate dehydratase; protein product: MSQIILVLNGPNLNMLGLREPAVYGHETLADVEAMAVESGQELGFAVECKQTNHEGQMIDWIHQARQRVAGIVINPGAWTHTSIAIHDALIACEVPVLEVHISNVHRREEFRHHSFVSKVAVGVIAGFGTHGYKLAIAHFAKLLNGKFAI